The segment CTCGGTTTTGCACGTGAATTTGATTGTTTTCCCAGTCTAAACGATGGATGTCATCGAATACCAAACTAATATCTCGGAACCTACCCGCTGTACGAATCATAGTGTTATAAAGTACCGTACTCATATAGCGAACAATCAGCTCTAAGAATAGCTTTTCTTCGGCTAACTCACTTCTGTCTCTTCTTCGCAGATAGAATACACCTACCACTTCCGACTTTGCACCGAGTGTAGTTTCTAATGGGATATAAACCTCGTTTTCTAAGGATATCCAGATGCGTTCTTGAATACAACGATGAATCGTTTCTGCATCCAACTGTTCTTCCATGGGGTAAAGAGTAGTAGATAACTGTTGCTTTTCTTCGTCTTGCAAGATGATACCCATAGCATCAACAGCTAGCAATTCATTGAACTCGGCAAAGCTCTTTTCAATAATCTGACGAGGAATAGTTGTTAAATCGGCTTCTGTCTTTTTCTCATCTCCGTTCACCGTGTAGTGCAATGAGGCAGAGAAGATACGTTCGTTAATATCGAGAACTTGTTCTAAGCTCCACCTACGTGAAAGCTGACGACGTACATATACCACATAGTACACCAATAAAAAGGAGATGATTAAGGTAACTACTATTATAAGTGCCACCTGCTTATTCGATGTAGAGCGTTCGAGTAATTTACAGAAGCGATCTAAAGAATCATCCTTACTAGTCAACTTATAAAGCATGGTATAAGCTTTATTATTGTAGTTGTAGCTATCTATATCTTTTAGAGCCAGATAAGCCACAGAAGCTTCATTGCGGATATCGAGGATAACATGGTAACTCGTTTCAAATTTTCTGTTCCACCACTCTACCTCGGCAGGTGTATCATCTCCTGCCATTTTCATCAAGGGCTCTTTAGAAAAGCTGTTTTGTAAGTAGAACTGATTGAGCTTATCTATAGCCAACTGGACATATTGAAGGGTCTGACTAAAGGTTTGATCTACGTTACTAAAATAAGCCGCATCGGCAAAATCAGAGGCTTCATAGAGTAGCTTTAGTCGGATAGAGTCGGGAACCATTTGAAATGAAAACTCTTGAGCTGAAGTCGAAAAACCTCCACCTAGAAGTATAAGAATCAACATAAATGTCTTTTTTACTCCATAAGGTAAGCGGAAAGAGAAACGACTACCTACCCCCTTTTCACTCTGAATATCAAAGTTGCACACATGAAACACAGGATTTGTCTTTCGGTATTTCTCTATGATGGCCTTACAGTTCATCAAGCCAAAGCCACTTCCTTTCTGCTCTTTTACATCGGGATTATCTCCCCCTATCTCACTAGAATCATATACCTTTTCATACAAAATCTTCTGAATATCTTCGTCTGACATACCCACGCCTGTATCAGAAACAGCTATTTCAACATACTCTTCGGAGGCATTGGCAGAAACCTTCACCTCTCCTCCCTCTGACGTAAATTTACGAGCATTCTCTAGCAGGGTGTTGAGCATAAATAACGTCAATGCCCGATCTGCTTTCACAACCACATCCGTTGGTTTAATATGCAGACTGATCTTCTTTTGTTCAAACGATCGAACTCCTTTCTCTAAGAGTTCAAAGAGTTCTCCCAATTCAAAGTTGGCAATCTGCAAGCTGAGCTCTCCCTGCTTTATTTTAATCCACAGAGCTAAAACCTCATTGTACTCTTGAATGGTATCGAGCAATTCATCTATGTATTGATACTTCAACTGGCGTACCTCTTTTTCTTTGGTATAAGTCGCATAACTTATCTTTCTCACCTCATTACGAATTCGGTCTAGGTAGGGTTGAATTCCATACACAATGCGCATATTGGCTCGCTTGAGTATATTCTCTCGCTTATCTTGAATATTGTGCTGATTGGTGATAAACAACTTCTTTTCGAGCAATTCTCTCTCCTCTCCTAAGTCCATGAAGTGTAATCCATTTTCTATTGCCCACACCATATAAGGTGATAAAATAGCAATAAAAGAGAGGTCTTCTTTACCCAATTTCTTTGCTGTAAAGACTCTAAACATTCCATTTTCAAGAGAGCTATCTCTGGTTTTTAAGTCGAAACTCGAAGAATACAGCCCCGTATCTTTCTCCTTATCAGGAGCTGTATCGTACATCAACTCTTCTTCATCAATTGCTTTTATGCGAAGATAGATGCGCTCAACGCCCAATTCTTTCTCCAAGAACCTTCTGATAATCTGAACAATAGGCTCAACCACATCTTCCAACCTCGATGCCTTGAGCGGTAAACTAGCTGTTAAATCTCGACAAACGGTTAAGCTGTTTTCTAGTCGCTGAAGGTAAAGAGTCGTTTTCTTACGGGAGTGTTTATTGACTAGATAAAACAACACGCCAAGTACAATTACTAAGAAAAAGAGCAGACTCAATAAAGAGTTAATAAACCGCTCCTCCTTTTGAAGAGAAGCATATCTACTTTCCAGCTCTTTATCCTGACGAACTAAATCGAGAATATCCAAATACACATTTCGGTTATAATCGGATGCGGCTTTATTACCTACTCCAGCATAGGCTACACTCAACTGCTCACGGATGCGAGCAATCCACTCGGGTACGGTGAGTACATCATCTTCAATCCATTGTATTTCTATGGGGTTTTGATTGACATCTTCCTCGTATAACTTTAAATCATCGGGTGAATCGTGATGATCTTTATAATACAAGCGATGATGCTGATTGACATAATCTAGTGCCGATTTTAAAACCTCTAGCGCTTTATTGTATTCTCCACGATAGTTGTAATACTGAGCTAGAGTTACATGAGCTCCTGCTATCTGATAGATATCTTCGTAGGTTTTAAAAAGTTTCAGAGCCGACTCTCCCAGGCGGAGAGGTAAAATAGAATCAATGGGATAACCCAATCCTCCTAATAGATGGATGCGTTCATGGTA is part of the Bacteroides coprosuis DSM 18011 genome and harbors:
- a CDS encoding histidine kinase (COGs: COG2205 Osmosensitive K+ channel histidine kinase~InterPro IPR019734:IPR003594~KEGG: bfs:BF2281 putative two component system sensor histidine kinase~PFAM: ATPase-like, ATP-binding domain~SMART: ATPase-like, ATP-binding domain; Tetratricopeptide repeat~SPTR: Putative uncharacterized protein;~IMG reference gene:2504107726~PFAM: Histidine kinase-, DNA gyrase B-, and HSP90-like ATPase); protein product: MGIAPTKEVRYIDGLNSKASKYGYTSLDSVSIYAQRAYKEAKHYELGKAEACNHLGFYHFMRMNFDESAHFYQEVGKHTINELELLISDIGMMKIFQRTAQSKLFYDYRNSALARMKRIDEDRTVFDKIKEKKRLNYAYSEFYIVSAIYFYYLQQEELAAEAIADLDQRKEDALNWNAISTDTIQLLYYKYIKGATGLVKGKTATEKLLASFDELFQTWRLARAQGIIYFEANAAQGMANILARPVNYELIYHERIHLLGGLGYPIDSILPLRLGESALKLFKTYEDIYQIAGAHVTLAQYYNYRGEYNKALEVLKSALDYVNQHHRLYYKDHHDSPDDLKLYEEDVNQNPIEIQWIEDDVLTVPEWIARIREQLSVAYAGVGNKAASDYNRNVYLDILDLVRQDKELESRYASLQKEERFINSLLSLLFFLVIVLGVLFYLVNKHSRKKTTLYLQRLENSLTVCRDLTASLPLKASRLEDVVEPIVQIIRRFLEKELGVERIYLRIKAIDEEELMYDTAPDKEKDTGLYSSSFDLKTRDSSLENGMFRVFTAKKLGKEDLSFIAILSPYMVWAIENGLHFMDLGEERELLEKKLFITNQHNIQDKRENILKRANMRIVYGIQPYLDRIRNEVRKISYATYTKEKEVRQLKYQYIDELLDTIQEYNEVLALWIKIKQGELSLQIANFELGELFELLEKGVRSFEQKKISLHIKPTDVVVKADRALTLFMLNTLLENARKFTSEGGEVKVSANASEEYVEIAVSDTGVGMSDEDIQKILYEKVYDSSEIGGDNPDVKEQKGSGFGLMNCKAIIEKYRKTNPVFHVCNFDIQSEKGVGSRFSFRLPYGVKKTFMLILILLGGGFSTSAQEFSFQMVPDSIRLKLLYEASDFADAAYFSNVDQTFSQTLQYVQLAIDKLNQFYLQNSFSKEPLMKMAGDDTPAEVEWWNRKFETSYHVILDIRNEASVAYLALKDIDSYNYNNKAYTMLYKLTSKDDSLDRFCKLLERSTSNKQVALIIVVTLIISFLLVYYVVYVRRQLSRRWSLEQVLDINERIFSASLHYTVNGDEKKTEADLTTIPRQIIEKSFAEFNELLAVDAMGIILQDEEKQQLSTTLYPMEEQLDAETIHRCIQERIWISLENEVYIPLETTLGAKSEVVGVFYLRRRDRSELAEEKLFLELIVRYMSTVLYNTMIRTAGRFRDISLVFDDIHRLDWENNQIHVQNRVLDNCLSAIKHETIYYPSRLKQIVDELRRTSLTEEREMAEVKVMFDLVEYYKGVFTILSLWAKKELERATFRRSIFSVNDLMGDMEKLFQRRNKKRAIPLTMDIEIEPHLELVGDEKLVEYLLEMLILDALAMPIAGALKWKIESEGDFVSFTFTDTRKNYSEETLNNLFYPTLERMKATSEEGLPGTTYLIAKEIIREHDEFVGRRGCRIRAFACPQGGYSLYFTLTRKPQIV